A genomic stretch from Halichoerus grypus chromosome 7, mHalGry1.hap1.1, whole genome shotgun sequence includes:
- the NTPCR gene encoding cancer-related nucleoside-triphosphatase isoform X2, which translates to MARHVFLTGPPGVGKTTLIQKASEVLKSSGVPVDGFYTAEVRQGGRRIGFDVVTLSGMRGVLSRIGSEPPPGKRECRVGQYVVDLTSFEHLALPVLRNAGSSSGPGQRVCVIDEIGKMELFSQPFIQAVRQTLCTPGTVVLGTIPIPKGKPLALVEEIRNRKDVQVFSVTKENRNHLLPDIVTCVQSGWK; encoded by the exons ATGGCCAGGCACGTGTTCCTGACGGGGCCCCCAG gagtTGGAAAAACAACACTGATCCAGAAAGCCAGTGAGGTTTTAAAATCCTCTGGTGTGCCTGTCGATGGATTTTACACAGCAGAAGtcagacagggagggagaagaataGGATTTGATGTTGTCACATTATCTGGCATGCGGGGAGTTTTGTCTAGAATTGG GTCAGAGCCTCCGCCCGGAAAACGTGAATGCCGGGTTGGGCAGTATGTGGTGGATCTGACTTCCTTCGAGCACTTGGCACTTCCGGTCCTGAGGAAT GCAGGTTCCAGCAGTGGCCCAGGGCAGAGAGTGTGTGTCATCGATGAGATTGGGAAGATGGAGCTCTTCAGTCAGCCTTTCATCCAGGCGGTTCGTCAGACGCTGTGCACCCCAGGGACTGTAGTCCTGGGCACGATCCCGATACCTAAGGGAAAACCGCTGGCCCTCGTGGAGGAAATCAGAAACAGAAAGGACGTTCAGGTGTTCAGT GTCaccaaggaaaacagaaaccacctTTTGCCAGATATTGTGACGTGTGTGCAGAGCGGCTGGAAGTGA